GTCATGTCCCGTATTCATTTGCTCAGCCCGCGCCTGGCCAACCAGATTGCTGCCGGCGAGGTGGTCGAGCGTCCGGCGTCGGTCGCCAAGGAATTGCTGGAAAACAGCCTGGATTCCGGTGCGCGACGCATCGATGTCGAAGTCGAGCAAGGTGGCGTCAAGCTGCTCAAGGTGCGCGACGACGGTGGCGGCATCGCCCCGGACGATCTGCCGCTGGCCTTGGCGCGCCACGCCACCAGCAAGATCCGTGAGTTGGAAGACCTCGAAGCCGTGCTCAGCATGGGCTTTCGTGGGGAGGCGTTAGCGTCGATCAGTTCGGTGTCGCGCCTGACCCTGACTTCGCGTACCGCAGATGCCGAGCAGGCCTGGCAGGTGGAAACCGAAGGCCGTGACATGGAGCCGCGGATACAGCCTGCCGCGCATCCAGTCGGCACCTCGGTGGAAGTGCGTGACCTGTTCTTCAATACCCCGGCGCGCCGCAAGTTCCTGCGTGCCGAGAAGACCGAGTTCGATCACCTGCAGGAAGTGATCAAGCGTCTGGCGTTGGCCCGCTTCGATGTCGGCTTCCACCTGCGTCACAACGGCAAGACCGTGTTTGCTCTGCACGAGGCGAGCGACGAGATCAGTCGTGCGCGCCGCGTCGCTTCAGTCTGTGGGCCGGCTTTTCTCGAACAGGCGTTGCCAATCGAGATCGAGCGCAGCGGTCTGCGTTTGTGGGGGTGGGTCGGATTGCCGACCTTCTCCCGTAGTCAGGCGGATCTGCAGTATTTCTACGTCAATGGACGCATGGTGCGCGACAAGCTGGTTGCGCATGCGGTGCGCCAGGCCTATCGCGACGTGCTGTTCAATGGTCGCCACCCGACCTTCGTGCTGTTTCTCGAAATCGATCCATCGACGGTGGACGTCAACGTTCACCCGACCAAGCATGAAGTACGTTTCCGCGACAGTCGCATGGTTCATGACTTCCTCTACGGCACATTGCATCGTGCCCTGGCCGATGTGCGCCCGGAGGATCAGGTGGCGGCCCCGGCGGCCATATCGCCCATGGTGCGCCCGACCGGCCAGGCCGCCGGGGAGTTCGGCCCGCAAGGCGAGATGGGCCTGGCCGCCAGCATACTTGAAACCCCGCAGGCCACTGCGCAGCCGGCCTGGCGCGGCAGTGGTGCTGGTTATCAGCAGCCTGCCGGTAACCCCGGCGTATCCGCTGGTGAAGCCCAGGCTGCATATCGCGAGTATTTTTCGCCACTGCCGGCTGCCCAGATTCAGCCCATGCCGCAGGAGCAGGGTGACATTCCACCACTCGGCTATGCCGTGGCGCAGCTCAAAGGCGTCTACATCCTCGCCGAAAACGCTCAGGGCCTGGTGGTGGTGGATATGCACGCCGCCCACGAGCGCATCACCTACGAACGCCTGAAACATGCCATGGCCAGCGAAGGTTTGCGTGGCCAGCCGTTGCTGGTGCCTGAGTCGATCGCCCTCAGTCAGCGCGAAGCCGATTGCGCCGAGGAGCATGGTGAATGGTTCCAGCGTCTGGGCTTCGAGCTGCAGCGCCTCGGTGAAGAAACCGTGGCGATTCGCCAGATTCCGGCCCTGCTCAAACAGGCCGAGGCCACCCAGTTGGTGCGTGATGTGCTGGCCGACCTACTGGAGTACGGCACCAGCGACCGCATCCAGGCGCATCTCAACGAACTGCTGGCGACCATGGCTTGTCATGGCGCGGTGCGCGCCAACCGGCGCCTGACCCTTCCCGAGATGAATGGCTTGCTGCGTGATATGGAGCAGACCGAGCGCAGCGGCCAGTGCAACCACGGGCGTCCGACCTGGACGCAACTCAGCATGGATCAGCTCGACAAGCTGTTCATGCGCGGCCAGTAATTGAATGAAGCCCTGAGTCAGGGGCGCCCGTCTTCGTGTTTCGAGTCATATCGATGTCTTCGCTTCCTCCTGCAATCTTCCTGATGGGGCCGACCGCTGCCGGCAAGACCGACCTGGCCCTGGAGCTCGCTCGTGTGTTGCCGTGCGACCTGATCAGCGTCGACTCGGCGCTGGTCTATCGCGGCATGGACATCGGCACGGCCAAGCCGGAGCGCGACGTTCTGGACGCGTTTCCCCATGCATTGATCGATATTCGTGACCCGGCCGAGAGCTATTCGGCGGCGGAATTTCGCACCGATGCGCTGGCCGCGATGGCTGAGAGTGCTGCGCGCGGGCGTATCCCCCTGTTGGTCGGCGGCACCATGCTCTACTACAAGGCCTTGTTG
The genomic region above belongs to Pseudomonas sediminis and contains:
- the mutL gene encoding DNA mismatch repair endonuclease MutL, encoding MSVMSRIHLLSPRLANQIAAGEVVERPASVAKELLENSLDSGARRIDVEVEQGGVKLLKVRDDGGGIAPDDLPLALARHATSKIRELEDLEAVLSMGFRGEALASISSVSRLTLTSRTADAEQAWQVETEGRDMEPRIQPAAHPVGTSVEVRDLFFNTPARRKFLRAEKTEFDHLQEVIKRLALARFDVGFHLRHNGKTVFALHEASDEISRARRVASVCGPAFLEQALPIEIERSGLRLWGWVGLPTFSRSQADLQYFYVNGRMVRDKLVAHAVRQAYRDVLFNGRHPTFVLFLEIDPSTVDVNVHPTKHEVRFRDSRMVHDFLYGTLHRALADVRPEDQVAAPAAISPMVRPTGQAAGEFGPQGEMGLAASILETPQATAQPAWRGSGAGYQQPAGNPGVSAGEAQAAYREYFSPLPAAQIQPMPQEQGDIPPLGYAVAQLKGVYILAENAQGLVVVDMHAAHERITYERLKHAMASEGLRGQPLLVPESIALSQREADCAEEHGEWFQRLGFELQRLGEETVAIRQIPALLKQAEATQLVRDVLADLLEYGTSDRIQAHLNELLATMACHGAVRANRRLTLPEMNGLLRDMEQTERSGQCNHGRPTWTQLSMDQLDKLFMRGQ